The Anaeromyxobacter sp. Fw109-5 genomic interval GAGCTCATGCCGCTCCCATACCTCGCGCTCCGGCTCCTCGGCGGACGCGACGAGCGTTGCTCTCGCGTCGCGCGCCTGGAGCGGGTTCCCGGCGGCAACGACGAGCGACCAGACCAGGTTCCCGAGATCGGACGGCAGCGCTGCGAGGTAGACGGATTGCAGCCCCTTCCCGTTCGCCGCGTTGAGGGGCGAGTACTTCTCAGGGAGCAGCGGGCGGATTCGCTCCCACGCGCTACGGGGCGCAACAGGTGCCGTCAGCCGGACGTACTCGACATCGACGCGATAGCCGATCTGGCTCCAGTTGCGGCCGACCGCCCCGAACTCGTCCGGTTTCGGCGCGTCGTACCCGAAAGAACGAATCGTGCCGTACGCTCGAATCGCTCCTTCCCAGTACGAGAACACCAGGTCGCCGGGAGCGACGACCTTCATGTTCTCGTAGAACTGGTTTCGGCTGAGATCTGCGCGGCGCTTCGGGGACCAGAGATACCCGCCGCCGATCTCGTGGCGGTACGTCTGCTTCTGGTTCACCCACCAGTACTGCATCGCGACACGAGTCTACTCGAGCCCCGGATCCGGGTCTCGTTCTCCTCGGCGGCCACGACGCTCAGGCTGAGGCC includes:
- a CDS encoding HNH endonuclease → MQYWWVNQKQTYRHEIGGGYLWSPKRRADLSRNQFYENMKVVAPGDLVFSYWEGAIRAYGTIRSFGYDAPKPDEFGAVGRNWSQIGYRVDVEYVRLTAPVAPRSAWERIRPLLPEKYSPLNAANGKGLQSVYLAALPSDLGNLVWSLVVAAGNPLQARDARATLVASAEEPEREVWERHELEELQRARLDSTEREALVKARIGQGLFRANVARIEPECRITKVSNPAYLIASHIKPWRHATNDERLSAHNGLLLAPHADFLFDRGFISFADGQLLVSPVADERTLVKLGVDPDRPPIIGKFSRDQERYLEFHRTEIFRSATVR